In one Methylobacterium sp. SyP6R genomic region, the following are encoded:
- a CDS encoding YeeE/YedE family protein: MDGFTPLGATLGGVMIGASASLLLVLNGRIAGISGILGGLMAAPSRDTGWRAGFLAGLVLAPLAYGLVASLPTVTVGASLPLLALAGLLVGFGARLGSGCTSGHGVCGLARLSPRSMVATGTFMAVAILTVLVTRHLAGA; the protein is encoded by the coding sequence ATGGACGGCTTCACGCCCCTCGGCGCGACCCTCGGCGGGGTCATGATCGGTGCGTCCGCCTCCCTGTTGCTGGTCCTCAACGGACGCATCGCCGGCATCAGCGGCATTCTCGGCGGGCTCATGGCCGCGCCCTCGCGCGACACCGGCTGGCGGGCCGGCTTCCTCGCGGGTCTCGTCCTGGCACCGCTCGCCTACGGCCTCGTCGCGAGCCTGCCCACGGTGACGGTCGGCGCCTCGTTGCCGCTCCTGGCGCTCGCGGGCCTGCTGGTCGGGTTCGGGGCGCGCCTCGGCTCCGGCTGCACCAGCGGCCACGGCGTCTGCGGCCTCGCCCGCCTGTCACCCCGCTCGATGGTCGCGACCGGCACCTTCATGGCCGTCGCCATCCTGACCGTCCTCGTCACGCGCCACCTCGCCGGGGCGTGA
- a CDS encoding ArsR/SmtB family transcription factor — protein MDAATPTDLTRLQDKAAEAAHLLRLLANEKRLLILCLLIARGEMDVTSLAKEVALSQSALSQHLARLREDGLVAFRRESQTLYYRLEDPRAARVLATLKDIFCPGLG, from the coding sequence ATGGATGCCGCGACGCCGACCGACCTGACGCGTCTCCAGGACAAGGCCGCCGAGGCGGCGCACCTGCTCCGCCTCCTCGCCAACGAGAAGCGGTTGCTCATCCTGTGCCTGCTGATCGCCCGCGGCGAGATGGACGTGACGAGCCTTGCCAAGGAGGTCGCGCTGAGCCAGTCGGCCCTGTCGCAGCACCTCGCCAGGCTCCGCGAGGACGGGTTGGTCGCGTTTCGCCGCGAGAGCCAGACCCTGTATTACCGGCTGGAGGATCCCCGAGCCGCCCGGGTGCTGGCGACCCTCAAGGACATCTTCTGTCCCGGCCTCGGCTGA
- the mgtA gene encoding magnesium-translocating P-type ATPase, whose translation MFWTLTPEALGARLACGPDGLTVAEAGRRLERHGPNRDAEARVDGAARAVLRRMGEPLALILTAAGLVTVLTGDWAGGAIIIAILMLSIGLDTIQEGQALRAAEALRRSVALKAEVRRDGAFRVVPVDEVVPGDVIRVRAGDIVPADALVLASFGLTAGQAALTGEPYPVEKRPGLVAATSPAEAVNALFRGSVAQSGEAIALVAATGRDTLFGAAAASLSEEAEPSPFQRDLRDLGLLIARLTLVLVVGVIAVRVAFGRPVVESMLFAVALAVGLTPELLPMITTVTLARGALRMARRKVIVKRLAGIHDLGEMTVLCTDKTGTLTSAEITLAKSLDPAGATAARPARLGAVAAALGGDRGPLDAALTDASPQAATGWRLVGQRPFDYAERVGSVLAEGPEGRLLIVKGAPEAVLARCKARRDGEGIGALGEPERAGILARVHGLAEEGLRSIAVASGTGSETALVFEGLCAFADPPKPGAAAALAALAAAGVRVKILSGDDPVMVRRLAGLVGLAADRVLSGPEVAGLSDEALAVQVRAVDVYGRLSPDQKVRIVRALQAGGEVVGFLGDGINDAPGLRHADIGLSVAGASGVAQEAADMILLAPDLAVAADGVAEGRRTSVNILKYIRMGASSNFGNMLSMALAAAFLPFLPMLPMQILLNNLLYDLSELGIPFDRVEPDGTAHPQAWDRGALLRFAAVMGPLSSLFDGLTFGVLLLGFGAGPEVFRTAWFLESMATQILVIVVIRTHGRPWRDRPGAALAASSLAALTVALALPFTPLAGWLGFTAPPPAILAAVAAITAAYLAAAEAVKPWAMGRWAMGRWAMGRSCASADPRA comes from the coding sequence ATGTTCTGGACCCTCACGCCCGAGGCGTTGGGCGCCCGCCTCGCCTGCGGCCCGGACGGGCTGACGGTCGCGGAGGCGGGGCGACGCCTGGAGCGCCACGGGCCGAACCGCGACGCGGAAGCCCGGGTCGACGGTGCGGCGCGGGCGGTGCTGCGCCGGATGGGCGAGCCGCTCGCCCTCATCCTGACGGCGGCCGGCCTCGTCACCGTCCTCACCGGGGACTGGGCCGGCGGGGCGATCATCATCGCCATCCTGATGCTGTCGATCGGCCTCGACACGATCCAGGAAGGCCAGGCCTTGAGGGCGGCCGAGGCCCTGCGGCGCAGCGTGGCGCTCAAGGCGGAGGTCCGGCGCGACGGCGCCTTCCGCGTCGTCCCGGTCGACGAGGTGGTGCCCGGGGACGTGATCCGCGTCCGGGCGGGGGACATCGTGCCGGCGGACGCCCTGGTGCTGGCGAGCTTCGGCCTCACCGCCGGGCAGGCCGCGCTCACCGGCGAGCCCTATCCGGTCGAGAAGCGGCCGGGGCTGGTCGCGGCGACGAGCCCGGCCGAGGCCGTGAACGCGCTGTTTCGCGGCTCCGTGGCGCAGAGCGGCGAGGCGATCGCCCTCGTGGCCGCGACCGGCCGCGACACGCTGTTCGGTGCCGCCGCCGCCTCCCTGTCGGAGGAGGCGGAGCCGTCGCCGTTCCAGCGCGACCTGCGCGACCTCGGCCTCCTGATCGCCCGCCTGACCCTCGTGCTGGTCGTCGGGGTCATCGCCGTGCGCGTCGCCTTCGGGCGGCCGGTCGTCGAGTCGATGCTCTTCGCCGTGGCGCTGGCGGTCGGCCTGACGCCCGAATTGCTGCCGATGATCACCACCGTGACCCTCGCCCGGGGGGCGCTGCGGATGGCGCGGCGCAAGGTCATCGTGAAGCGCCTCGCCGGCATCCACGATCTCGGCGAGATGACGGTCCTGTGCACCGACAAGACCGGCACCCTGACCTCGGCCGAGATCACCCTGGCAAAGAGCCTCGACCCGGCGGGCGCCACTGCGGCCCGGCCGGCCCGGCTCGGCGCCGTGGCGGCGGCGCTCGGCGGCGACCGCGGGCCGCTCGACGCGGCGCTCACCGACGCCAGCCCGCAGGCGGCGACCGGCTGGCGGCTGGTCGGCCAGCGCCCCTTCGACTACGCGGAGCGGGTCGGATCGGTCCTGGCCGAGGGGCCGGAGGGGCGCCTCCTGATCGTCAAGGGCGCGCCGGAGGCCGTGCTCGCCCGCTGCAAAGCCCGGCGCGACGGCGAGGGGATCGGCGCGCTCGGCGAGCCGGAGCGCGCAGGCATCCTCGCCCGGGTCCACGGGCTCGCGGAGGAGGGCCTGCGCAGCATCGCGGTCGCATCCGGCACGGGCAGCGAGACCGCTCTCGTCTTCGAGGGACTCTGCGCCTTCGCCGACCCGCCGAAACCCGGCGCGGCCGCGGCGCTCGCGGCGCTCGCCGCCGCGGGCGTGCGGGTCAAGATCCTGTCGGGCGACGATCCCGTCATGGTGCGCCGCCTCGCCGGGCTCGTCGGGCTCGCCGCCGACCGGGTGCTGTCGGGGCCGGAGGTGGCGGGCCTGAGCGACGAGGCGCTCGCCGTCCAGGTGCGCGCGGTCGACGTCTACGGGCGGCTCAGCCCCGACCAGAAGGTCCGCATCGTCCGGGCGCTCCAGGCGGGCGGCGAGGTGGTCGGGTTCCTGGGCGACGGGATCAACGACGCGCCCGGCCTGCGGCACGCCGATATCGGCCTGTCGGTCGCGGGCGCCAGCGGCGTCGCGCAGGAGGCTGCCGACATGATCCTGCTCGCCCCGGACCTCGCCGTCGCGGCGGATGGCGTCGCCGAGGGGCGGCGGACCTCGGTCAACATCCTGAAGTACATCCGCATGGGGGCGAGCTCGAACTTCGGCAACATGCTGTCGATGGCGCTCGCGGCGGCGTTCCTGCCGTTCCTGCCGATGCTGCCGATGCAGATCCTGCTCAACAACCTGCTCTACGACCTGTCGGAACTCGGCATCCCGTTCGACCGCGTCGAGCCCGACGGCACGGCGCATCCGCAGGCCTGGGACCGGGGCGCGCTCCTGCGCTTCGCCGCCGTGATGGGCCCGCTGTCGTCGCTGTTCGACGGCCTCACCTTCGGCGTGCTGCTCCTCGGCTTCGGGGCGGGCCCGGAGGTGTTCCGCACCGCCTGGTTCCTGGAATCGATGGCGACGCAGATCCTGGTGATCGTCGTCATCCGCACCCATGGGCGGCCGTGGCGCGACCGGCCGGGCGCGGCGCTCGCGGCCTCCTCGCTGGCAGCCCTGACGGTCGCCCTGGCGCTGCCGTTCACGCCGCTCGCGGGCTGGCTCGGGTTCACGGCGCCGCCTCCGGCGATCCTCGCCGCGGTCGCGGCGATCACGGCGGCCTATCTGGCGGCGGCCGAGGCGGTGAAGCCATGGGCGATGGGACGGTGGGCGATGGGGCGGTGGGCGATGGGGCGGTCTTGCGCCTCCGCCGATCCCCGCGCCTGA
- a CDS encoding DUF6691 family protein, giving the protein MAQTVSAFAVGLLFGLGLLVSGMSDPAKVLAFLDLAGHWDPSLALVMAGAVAVSALGFAIAQRCGRPVLASRLEIPTRRDLDPRLVAGAAIFGLGWGLAGLCPGPALTLLTIVPAQAATFVAAMVVGILLVRLVPSATATPSEPGTDA; this is encoded by the coding sequence ATGGCCCAGACCGTCTCCGCCTTCGCCGTCGGCCTCCTGTTCGGCCTCGGCCTCCTCGTCTCCGGGATGAGCGACCCGGCCAAGGTCCTGGCCTTCCTCGATCTGGCCGGTCACTGGGACCCGAGCCTCGCCCTGGTGATGGCGGGGGCCGTCGCGGTCTCGGCCCTGGGCTTCGCGATCGCGCAACGCTGCGGCCGGCCGGTGCTGGCATCCCGGCTGGAGATCCCGACCCGGCGCGACCTCGACCCGCGCCTCGTCGCCGGTGCGGCGATCTTCGGTCTCGGCTGGGGCCTCGCCGGCCTGTGCCCCGGGCCCGCGCTCACGCTCCTGACGATCGTGCCGGCCCAGGCCGCGACCTTCGTAGCCGCCATGGTCGTCGGCATCCTGCTGGTCCGTCTGGTACCTTCCGCGACAGCGACGCCGTCCGAGCCCGGAACCGACGCGTGA